The Geitlerinema sp. PCC 9228 genome contains a region encoding:
- a CDS encoding type I restriction endonuclease, producing MSPVLPANRVTLRSLKQQLGLQFNPDPQFFPEGSQTHPHLTELERQLLDRVKDNFWALMEDPPMLENSVKMVVLAPLLDLAGFYRKPFHIETETSITLEMEDDGTVIQGRIDVLVQKNRLWLLVIESKCSDFSVTRAIPQALTYMLGNPESDRPTYGAIVNGNEFLFLKAIRQPTSQYSNSRLFSLLNPGNDLYEVLQVLKQLGQVVVRW from the coding sequence ATGTCTCCCGTTCTTCCTGCCAATCGGGTTACTTTGCGATCGCTCAAACAGCAATTGGGGTTACAATTCAATCCCGATCCCCAATTTTTTCCCGAAGGGTCGCAAACACATCCCCACCTAACTGAATTAGAACGGCAGTTATTGGATCGCGTCAAAGATAATTTTTGGGCGCTGATGGAAGACCCACCCATGTTAGAAAATAGCGTTAAAATGGTAGTGTTGGCACCATTGCTTGATTTGGCAGGATTTTACCGGAAACCCTTTCATATTGAGACAGAAACCAGTATCACCTTGGAAATGGAAGATGACGGCACGGTGATTCAAGGGAGAATTGACGTACTGGTGCAAAAAAATCGCCTTTGGTTGCTGGTTATTGAATCCAAATGCAGCGATTTTTCCGTAACGCGGGCAATCCCGCAAGCTTTAACCTATATGCTGGGAAATCCAGAAAGCGATCGCCCCACCTACGGCGCGATCGTTAATGGCAACGAGTTCTTATTTTTAAAAGCAATTCGCCAACCCACCTCCCAATACAGCAATTCGCGGCTGTTTTCCCTGCTCAACCCCGGAAATGACCTTTATGAGGTGTTGCAGGTTCTCAAACAGTTGGGGCAAGTGGTGGTTCGTTGGTGA